A window of Scytonema millei VB511283 genomic DNA:
CGATCTCTTCCCCTGCACTGACTGAGCCATTGCGCGTAAATCTTGCTCCCAGTCTGGCTGAGTCATGAGTAAAGCTTCCACCGCCTCGCTATCTGTAGGCTTCGAGAAGAAATAACCTTGTCCGTACTCGGATTTGAGCGCTTGTAGTTGATACATTTGAGTCTTTGTTTCTACACCTTCGGCAACAACATTCATGCCCAAATTCCACGCCAAAGCAACTATAGTCCGAATAATTTCTATTTTCTCCGGTTCGCAATCGACGTTATTCACAAACGAGCGATCGATCTTCAGAGTGTCGATTGGTAAGCGATGCAGATAGCTTAACGAAGAATAACCCGTACCGAAATCGTCAATAGAAAATTGAATGCCCATCGCTCTGAGCTGACAAATAACGGCAGCAGCAGCTTCGGCATTTTCTACCAGCACGCTTTCTGTAATTTCCAACTTCAAACTCGTGGGAGCTAAGCCAGTTTCCTGTAGAATCCGATCTACCTGCTCAATCAGATTTGACTGAGTAAATTGTTTGCCAGAAACATTAACACTGATAGTTAAAGGTGGTTCGCTAGGAAAGCGCTCTTGCCAATACCGCGTTTGCTGGCAAGCTTGTTGTAAAACCCACCAACCGATCGCGCAAATCAATCCCGTTTCTTCTGCTACCGGAATAAACTTAATGGGTGGAATCATACCACTTGTCGGATGTTGCCAGCGGACTAAAGCCTCAAAACCTGTAATCTTGCCAGTTTTGAGCGAGACAATCGGCTGATAGAAGACTCGTAATTCTTGCCGTTCTAGTGCCTTGCGCAGATCGATTTCAATTTGCAATCTTGCCATAGCATGACCGTGCATCGATGGATCGAAAGTTTCCGTCCGCGCTTTCCCAAGAGTTTTGGCGCGATGCATTGCTGTGTCGGCATCTCTGAGTAAATCTTCTGGATATTCGTAGTCCAGCGTACTCAAAGCAATCCCAATGCTAGCAGAAGCAAATACTTCGTGTTCTCCTAAGTAAAAAGGCAAAGCCAGCCGTTGTTGAATGCGTTCGGCAATTTGAAGCGCTTCTTGCTCGTCTCCTATAGCTTCTAGCAGTAGAGTAAACTCGTCTCCCCCCAAACGAGCAATTGTATCCCCAGGACGCACGCAGGTTTGTAACCGACTAGCGATCGCTTTTAACATCCGATCGCCGCAGCTATGACCTAAACTATCGTTAATCACCTTAAACCGATCTATATCTAGAAATAGCACCGCAAACAAATAATCTTCTTGGTATTTTTGTTTGTCAATTGCTCGTCGCAAGCGCTCCATTAGTAAAATTCGATTTGGTAGCCCCGTCTGCTCGTCGTGATAAGCTTGATATCGCAATTGCACTTCTGCTTGCTTGCGCTCGGTGATATCAGTTTGAGAGCCTGCTATGCGGTAGGGTTTACCCTCAGCATCGCGCAAGGCTAATCCTTGACACAATAGCCAGCGATCGCTACCATCTGCTAACGTAATCCGATACTCGCTCTCAAACTGGGGCGTTCGTTCTGCTAAATGCTCGCCCAGG
This region includes:
- a CDS encoding EAL domain-containing protein — encoded protein: MNIPQKLYFIFICTFIWGGLLGCIAIAMNSETQSLVLRVDRNIAVEAHSSSMEQQLAKHAQSLVAAIAAADRQIAVSTIASIATAIIAVSLFYRSSLKSLERSQTDEQSDRDDSVRQAEITINKEKEIEAKLTKINRCLLSFCTDPSGNINLLTALLGELLGASCTLYSSLDHGELCAVGQWQTPSEFERVNRTEGRICHDLIQQNSDEVWVLSDLLTTKYAQTEPSIQAHNINTYIGKVVKCQQQVVGCLSAWYTTTYIASEIDRQIIDIIAAAIGIEEERRATQKSLQDEQRYALAAQAARDGLWDWNLNTDRIYLSKRSQMLMDLAVENSQTSATEFFQRIHPADLNAVQIALGEHLAERTPQFESEYRITLADGSDRWLLCQGLALRDAEGKPYRIAGSQTDITERKQAEVQLRYQAYHDEQTGLPNRILLMERLRRAIDKQKYQEDYLFAVLFLDIDRFKVINDSLGHSCGDRMLKAIASRLQTCVRPGDTIARLGGDEFTLLLEAIGDEQEALQIAERIQQRLALPFYLGEHEVFASASIGIALSTLDYEYPEDLLRDADTAMHRAKTLGKARTETFDPSMHGHAMARLQIEIDLRKALERQELRVFYQPIVSLKTGKITGFEALVRWQHPTSGMIPPIKFIPVAEETGLICAIGWWVLQQACQQTRYWQERFPSEPPLTISVNVSGKQFTQSNLIEQVDRILQETGLAPTSLKLEITESVLVENAEAAAAVICQLRAMGIQFSIDDFGTGYSSLSYLHRLPIDTLKIDRSFVNNVDCEPEKIEIIRTIVALAWNLGMNVVAEGVETKTQMYQLQALKSEYGQGYFFSKPTDSEAVEALLMTQPDWEQDLRAMAQSVQGKRSKTIKP